The following proteins come from a genomic window of Aspergillus luchuensis IFO 4308 DNA, chromosome 3, nearly complete sequence:
- a CDS encoding GPI anchored serine-threonine rich protein (COG:S;~EggNog:ENOG410Q2ST;~InterPro:IPR018466;~PFAM:PF10342;~SECRETED:SignalP(1-18)), which translates to MRFFTTALVSALAALASAYTQPDYSQSPTGNAILTPELNQIVPAGKPFEITWDPTTSGSVSLVLLRGPSTNVVPLETIVEDIGNSGSYSWTPSTTLEPDTTHYGILLVVEGTGQYQYSVQFGISNPAYSSSSSVAAATSTTAAAAVSSDASETSVIISKITSTICPETATATADVKPTFTSVPVIGGNKPSSFVVAPTASGSASLIRSSATPSGTPAASSSSVSPVFTGAADRNAISLGAVAVGVAAVLAF; encoded by the coding sequence ATGCGTTTCTTCACCACTGCCCTCGTCTCTGCCCTTGCGGCCCTGGCCTCTGCCTACACTCAGCCCGACTACTCTCAGAGCCCCACCGGCAATGCCATCCTCACTCCCGAACTGAACCAGATTGTTCCTGCTGGCAAGCCCTTTGAGATCACCTGGGACCCTACTACCTCGGGTAGCGTGTCTCTGGTCCTTCTCCGCGGCCCCAGCACCAACGTTGTCCCCCTCGAGACCATCGTCGAAGACATCGGCAACTCTGGCAGTTACTCTTGGactcccagcaccaccctcgaGCCTGACACCACCCACTACGGCATCCTTCTCGTTGTCGAGGGCACTGGCCAGTACCAGTACTCCGTCCAGTTCGGCATCTCCAACCCTGCctactcttcttcttcctctgttgCCGCTGCTACTAGCACcactgccgccgctgctgtgAGCTCTGATGCTTCCGAGACCAgcgtcatcatcagcaagatCACCAGCACTATCTGCCCTGAGACTGCCACCGCCACTGCCGATGTCAAACCCACTTTCACCTCCGTCCCTGTGATCGGTGGCAACAAGCCCTCCAGCTTCGTCGTTGCTCCCACTGCCTCCGGCTCTGCCAGCCTCATCCGCAGCTCTGCCACTCCCTCCGGCACCCCTGCTGCCAGCAGCTCTTCCGTCTCCCCCGTCTTCACCGGTGCTGCTGACCGCAACGCCATCAGCCTCGGCGCCGTCGCCGTCGGTGTCGCTGCCGTCCTTGCTTTCTAA
- a CDS encoding aldehyde dehydrogenase (COG:C;~EggNog:ENOG410PICX;~InterPro:IPR015590,IPR016161,IPR016162,IPR016163;~PFAM:PF00171;~go_function: GO:0016491 - oxidoreductase activity [Evidence IEA];~go_function: GO:0016620 - oxidoreductase activity, acting on the aldehyde or oxo group of donors, NAD or NADP as acceptor [Evidence IEA];~go_process: GO:0055114 - oxidation-reduction process [Evidence IEA]), whose product MCHREVSPTQQPSHDDIFQQTRTSACQLTNPFYLQLTFEEAMIAKNPNGNTAVIPLLINNESSVTETIFDVTSPATGEVIDRCAGATVDDANRAVAAAKAAFPGWSKTKPYDRRDILIRAADIMLSRKEELIRYQMEETGAGRMFVEKTFMLGVGFLKDFAARIPSIEGTVPSVSEDGECAMVIKQPYGVVLGIAPWNAPYILGTRAVALPLAAGNTTILKGSELSPKCFWAIGDIYREAGLPAGCLNVLYHRPSDAAAVTNALIAHPAVRKINFTGSTTVGSIIASTAGKYTKPVLLELGGKASAIVLDDANLEKAAMCCALGSFMHSGQICMSTERVIVQRSIADRFKQMMAEAVEKVFGKHGPALVLVAPAAVKKNKELVEDALAKGANLVYGDTAAIDLNNSSMRPVIVGDVAKNMDMYFTESFGPTVSLIVVDSEEDAVTLANDTEYGLTSAVFTGNLFRGLRVAKQIEAGAVHINSLTVHDEPVLPHGGWKSSGYGRFGGTSGYDEWLQTKTITWVE is encoded by the exons ATGTGCCATCGGGAAGTCTCCCCCACTCAACAACCGAGTCATGATGACATTTTCCAACAGACGCGCACATCTGCCTGCCAATTA ACCAACCCCTTCTATCTCCAATTAACCTTCGAAGAAGCCATGATTGCCAAAAACCCTAACGGAAATACCGCGGTTATCCCGCTTCTGATCAACAACGAGTCTTCTGTGACCGAGACGATATTTGACGTCACGAGCCCCGCGACGGGTGAGGTGATTGACCGTTGCGCCGGAGCAACAGTCGATGATGCCAACCGTGCTGTCGCGGCCGCGAAGGCCGCCTTCCCCGGATGGAGCAAGACCAAGCCGTACGACCGCAGAGATATCCTCATTAGGGCCGCGGATATTATGCTCTCCCGGAAAGAAGAATTGATTCGGTATCAGATGGAGGAGACAGGTGCGGGACGTATGTTTGTGGAGAAAACATTCATGCTGGGAGTCGGGTTCCTGAAGGACTTCGCGGCGCGAATCCCGTCTATCGAGGGTACAGTGCCGTCCGTTTCGGAAGATGGAGAGTGCGCAATGGTCATCAAGCAGCCATATGGCGTAGTACTAGGAATTGCGCCTTG GAATGCTCCCTACATCCTTGGAACCCGTGCAGTTGCTCTACCCCTCGCCGCAGGTAATACAACGATTTTGAAGGGATCAGAGCTGTCCCCAAAGTGTTTTTGGGCAATTGGAGACATCTATCGCGAAGCTGGTCTTCCTGCGGGATGTCTCAATGTCCTTTACCACCGTCCCTCGGACGCAGCGGCGGTCACGAACGCCCTCATCGCTCACCCGGCTGTGCGCAAGATCAATTTCACCGGTAGCACCACAGTGGGCTCAATCATTGCGTCCACTGCCGGCAAATATACGAAGCCGGTACTCCTCGAACTGGGAGGCAAAGCCTCGGCCATCGTCTTGGACGATGCCAACCTGGAAAAGGCCGCCATGTGCTGTGCACTGGGATCCTTTATGCAT TCCGGACAAATCTGCATGTCGACGGAACGCGTTATAGTACAGCGGTCTATTGCAGACAGGTTCAAGCAAATGATGGCGGAGGCGGTGGAGAAAGTATTTGGCAAGCACGGGCCGGCATTGGTCCTCGTTGCCCCTGCTGCAGtcaaaaagaacaaggagCTGGTAGAGGATGCGCTTGCCAAAGGCGCCAACCTTGTCTATGGCGACACCGCAGCCATTGACctgaacaacagcagcatgCGACCTGTGATCGTTGGAGATGTCGCCAAGAACATGGACATGTACTTCACGGAGTCGTTTGGCCCGACTGTATCCCTCATTGTCGTTGACAGCGAGGAAGACGCTGTGACACTGGCCAATGACACGGAGTACGGCCTTACTTCGGCGGTATTTACGGGTAACCTGTTCCGTGGTCTCAGGGTTGCCAAGCAGATTGAAGCAGG AGCTGTACACATAAACTCTCTGACCGTGCACGACGAACCTGTTCTTCCCCATGGCGGCTGGAAGAGCAGCGGATACGGTCGCTTCGGAGGAACCTCCGGTTACGACGAGTGGCTGCAAACCAAGACGATTACTTGGGTAGAATAA
- a CDS encoding DUF2462 domain-containing protein (COG:S;~EggNog:ENOG410PU3T;~InterPro:IPR019034;~PFAM:PF09495) has protein sequence MVQGSLKKKPAGNSGNLVKRPSALGPKRGPRQIAPKKTTLVKQQKLTKKLTAGLVARTEKNLAEKAGHLELLAGGKKDKKKDTKGNVKK, from the exons ATGGTCCAAGGATccctcaagaagaagcccgcggGCAACAGTGGGAATCTTGTGAAGCG TCCCTCAGCCCTCGGCCCCAAGCGCGGACCGAGACAAATCGCACCTAAGAAGACGACGTTGGTTAAGCAGCAGAAGTTGACTAag AAACTCACGGCGGGATTGGTGGCCCGGACGGAGAAGAATCTTGCAGAGAAGGCGGGACATTTGGAGTTGTTGgcgggaggaaagaaggataagaagaaggatactAAGGGGAATGTGAAGAAATAG
- a CDS encoding 5'/3'-nucleotidase SurE (COG:O;~EggNog:ENOG410PU75;~InterPro:IPR002828,IPR036523;~PFAM:PF01975;~go_function: GO:0016787 - hydrolase activity [Evidence IEA]), with amino-acid sequence MHILVVNDDGPPSRRLSPYIEPLVTALESAGHRISVAIPAASRSWIGKAHLIEASLTATYVPPAAFRGDGTWDESFQQDPTTENNNNANDWVIITNGTPASCVQLGLHNLFPDRGPIDLVISGPNHGRNASTIYNLSSGTVGGALEAATCGKRGIAISFGSKDEQPLDIIHAAARLATRVVNHLIQNWDDQVELYNVNVPMRLDVESRPVLWTRTYPYYWARGYLYSEVSGEKAAPVVGVNGHATADAAANGEEEEQQLTNGSTTKTVTPKSAGGGLKKRNFAWAAELSDMKRALQESPEGTDAHTVLSGCTSVTALRANFWHVPGLEGQLLHLD; translated from the exons ATGCATATATTG GTAGTCAACGATGACGGTCCGCCGTCCAGACGCCTCTCCCCATACATCGAGCCACTAGTGACGGCACTCGAGTCCGCCGGCCACCGCATCTCCGTGGCCATTCCCGCCGCCTCCCGCTCCTGGATCGGCAAAGCCCATCTAATCGAAGCCTCACTCACAGCCACTTATGTCCCACCCGCTGCCTTTCGCGGTGATGGCACATGGGATGAATCCTTCCAACAAGATCCTACCAcagaaaacaacaacaatgccaACGACTGGGTGATCATCACCAACGGCACCCCAGCCAGCTGCGTCCAACTCGGCCTCCACAACCTCTTCCCCGACCGCGGCCCCATCGACCTCGTCATCTCCGGCCCCAATCACGGCCGCAACGCCTCCACCATctacaacctctcctccggcaCCGTCGGCGGCGCCCTGGAAGCGGCTACATGCGGGAAACGCGGCATCGCCATCTCCTTCGGCAGCAAAGATGAACAGCCCCTAGATATCATCCACGCTGCGGCTCGTCTCGCCACTAGAGTCGTCAACCATCTCATCCAGAATTGGGATGACCAGGTCGAGCTGTATAATGTGAATGTGCCCATGCGCCTGGACGTCGAGTCCCGTCCGGTCTTGTGGACTCGCACTTACCCGTATTACTGGGCGAGAGGGTACTTGTATTCGGAGGTCTCTGGGGAGAAGGCCGCGCCTGTTGTTGGTGTCAATGGACATGCTactgctgatgctgctgctaacggggaggaggaggagcagcagctcaCGAATGGTAGTACCACGAAGACGGTCACACCCAAGAGTGCGGGTGGTGGTTTGAAGAAACGGAACTTTGCCTGGGCGGCCGAATTGTCTGATATGAAGAGGGCGTTGCAGGAGAGTCCCGAGGGGACGGATGCTCATACGGTTTTGAGTGGGTGTACTAG TGTCACCGCCCTCCGCGCCAACTTCTGGCATGTTCCTGGCCTGGAAGGGCAATTGCTGCATCTGGATTGA
- a CDS encoding uncharacterized protein (COG:S;~EggNog:ENOG410PK81;~InterPro:IPR001138;~go_function: GO:0000981 - DNA-binding transcription factor activity, RNA polymerase II-specific [Evidence IEA];~go_function: GO:0008270 - zinc ion binding [Evidence IEA];~go_process: GO:0006355 - regulation of transcription, DNA-templated [Evidence IEA]), producing the protein MDCGTTGTAAGIDPKILDNWQSDTFPIYSAYDQPLEWDASQDSSPGDADVVDLSNLRGPLSRDQSTVPVVGHAGDYRGSESSSKHGATSPGKFSINDGPIEGTVSGTISPRTLPSSADDNFQLDESWPPFQLFNAMTAGLPMEAPLMYPYAKEPASTNTVIVEDTGELPQGQGLSDLPPDPFLSFQNIPQAFPFSTAETWTAPTAPAPTDNLPNQTPVSLSMGLQSAAKRPGHIRDYQGSMRSLDSRWLEGLESQLSSNMTSPASLSIPQDATFFKEERIQNDGLQYKSESSSVSGDFPSVYEPYPASNDEIPAFADRQLEDNGLWKDTQKESTSSETSQPLQNATAFMVSEDPSEAYFTPVSARPRASSSAQRAPARPQALALQTVATVRKRKQRNSSVHLDQNLPKPLQIVQEDGQGGSIASADFISPPRGARRKGPLSMVGRANAGLRRKNKDTCVQCRLNKRKCDGNAPCDACRPTLHEQPCARACFANIVEYGTCNYVSQRAINHPTTDGARRIRMDIPSEFDLNDLITFLGERQGRFNIRAKQSWGSLYVLDLGETYKFLRGLSEYNGNSKSNFLDFIDRRIVESKDKSKNWLTCVKDCDPMNNVYSLLSQWNNMPSRASYSFVPLQAGGQERTMDINNPEDRREILLAAQLSRIICRMLEVEGFRKLERDFYNIKWKQISQETHLRFLSELGHILLTLRWRVSWWRRLGDGGREPDPSKQHYVDRVDLLCRILYVYYTCVLAKLPSWCAADVPKGIWNTYADAENAVWDDFPVDPTDEGFRRWIDRGQELVEQSGAPTCVAKLGKNA; encoded by the exons ATGGACTGCGGGACGACTGGCACGGCTGCGGGCATCGACCCCAAAATTCTAGATAACTGGCAATCGGATACTTTTCCGATCTATTCCGCTTACGACCAACCGCTGGAGTGGGATGCGAGCCAGGACTCGAGTCCAGGCGATGCGGATGTCGTGGATCTGAGCAACCTTCGTGGTCCGCTGTCGCGGGACCAATCCACCGTCCCGGTGGTAGGTCATGCTGGCGATTATCGAGGTAGTGAGAGCAG CAGCAAACATGGTGCCACTTCCCCCGGAAAGTTCAGCATCAACGACGGTCCTATCGAAGGCACCGTGAGTGGTACGATCAGCCCGAGGACGCTGCCCTCTTCCGCCGACGACAACTTCCAGCTGGATGAGTCATGGCCGCCATTCCAGCTCTTCAACGCCATGACGGCTGGTCTTCCAATGGAGGCGCCTCTCATGTACCCGTACGCTAAGGAGCCTGCCTCTACCAACACGGTTATTGTAGAGGATACCGGAGAGTTGCCGCAGGGACAGGGCTTGTCCGATCTTCCTCCCGATCcgttcctctccttccagaaTATTCCCCAGGCATTTCCCTTCTCGACCGCTGAGACTTGGACGGCACCGACTGCGCCCGCTCCCACGGACAACCTGCCTAACCAGACCCCGGTATCTCTGTCGATGGGTCTGCAATCAGCTGCCAAACGTCCAGGACACATCCGCGACTACCAGGGTTCGATGCGATCACTGGATTCTCGCTGGCTTGAAGGTCTGGAGTCTCAGCTGTCTTCCAACATGACATCGCCTGCATCCTTGTCGATCCCCCAGGACGCGACGTTCTtcaaagaggagagaattCAAAATGACGGCTTGCAATACAAATCGGAGAGTTCTTCGGTTTCTGGAGATTTTCCCAGCGTCTACGAACCGTACCCCGCTAGCAACGATGAGATCCCCGCTTTTGCCGATCGCCAACTCGAAGACAATGGACTCTGGAAAGATACACAGAAGGAGAGCACTTCTTCGGAGACATCTCAACCCTTACAAAATGCGACCGCCTTCATGGTCAGTGAAGACCCATCGGAGGCCTACTTCACGCCGGTCTCTGCCAGACCCAGAGCCTCGTCATCTGCGCAGAGGGCGCCCGCTCGGCCACAAGCTCTTGCACTACAGACAGTGGCCACGGTCAGAAAGCGCAAGCAACGTAACTCAAGCGTGCATCTGGACCAGAACCTGCCCAAGCCTTTGCAGATCGTGCAGGAAGACGGCCAAGGAGGATCTATTGCTTCGGCAGATTTCATATCACCACCACGGGGAGCGCGCCGCAAGGGCCCTCTGAGCATGGTCGGCAGGGCTAATGCTGGACTGCGACGAAAGAACAAGGACACATGTGTCCAGTGTCGACTGAACAAGCGCAAG TGTGATGGCAACGCCCCGTGCGATGCTTGCCGCCCTACGCTCCACGAGCAGCCATGCGCACGCGCCTGCTTTGCCAACATCGTCGAGTACGGTACATGTAACTATGTTT CTCAACGAGCCATCAACCATCCCACCACAGATGGTGCTAGACGCATCCGGATGGACATTCCTTCTGAGTTCGACCTCAACGATCTGATCACATTCCTCGGTGAGCGACAAGGTCGATTCAACATTCGTGCCAAGCAATCCTGGGGATCCCTCTATGTCCTTGACCTCGGGGAGACCTACAAGTTCCTCCGCGGACTCAGCGAGTACAATGGCAACTCCAAGTCCAACTTTCTCGACTTCATTGATCGGCGCATTGTCGAATCGAAGGACAAGTCCAAGAACTGGCTCACATGCGTGAAAGACTGCGACCCGATGAACAACGTTTAT TCCTTACTCTCGCAATGGAACAACATGCCTAGCCGTGCTAGCTACAGCTTCGTTCCTCTTCAAGCCGGAGGCCAGGAGAGAACCATGGACATCAACAACCCTGAGGACCGTCGCGAAATTCTCCTTGCAGCACAGTTGTCTCGCATCATCTGCCGCATGCTCGAGGTGGAGGGATTCCGAAAGCTGGAACGCGACTTCTACAACATCAAGTGGAAGCAGATCTCTCAAGAAACCCACCTGCGTTTCCTGAGCGAGCTCGGCCATATCCTGCTTACCCTCCGCTGGCGAGTCTCCTGGTGGCGGCGTCTCGGTGACGGGGGTCGCGAACCCGACCCCAGTAAGCAACATTACGTGGATCGGGTTGACCTACTCTGCCGGATTCTCTACGTCTACTACACCTGCGTTCTGGCCAAGCTTCCTTCCTGGTGCGCCGCCGATGTTCCCAAGGGCATCTGGAACACATATGCCGATGCCGAGAATGCCGTGTGGGATGACTTCCCAGTCGACCCTACCGACGAGGGATTCCGGCGGTGGATTGATCGCGGCCAAGAGCTGGTCGAGCAGTCCGGTGCCCCGACCTGTGTTGCGAAGCTAGGCAAGAACGCCTAG